In Zingiber officinale cultivar Zhangliang chromosome 3B, Zo_v1.1, whole genome shotgun sequence, a single window of DNA contains:
- the LOC122055437 gene encoding protein TILLER ANGLE CONTROL 1-like isoform X2 produces the protein MKIFNWVHRKLYPNVKYSHVSGKIDVYEGDEEEKLEILESMEKKALLFHDVLDSILTIGTLGSQVMFVSESYCAKEDELTGQEEKYLEIEVTNEWTEVAPALVAGKPPSCIQTSKLKFPVEVEEKKMEIVHETDTAEKIQEQPLLMEDKEKREQRTTLADLFAADAMMVNSQNEKPNKKTHVRLKQYSIIHEKKKMQNRKEAKWITATAKGNTKKTTRKIQKKVHPEMQGAR, from the exons ATGAAG ATCTTTAACTGGGTGCATCGAAAGTTGTACCCCAACGTCAAGTACAGCCATGTTTCTGGAAAGATAG ATGTTTATGAAGGAGACGAAGAAGAAAAGCTGGAAATTTTGGAAAGCATGGAGAAAAAAGCTTTACTGTTTCATGATGTACTCGATAGTATTCTCACCATTGGCACCTTGGGCAGCCAGGTTATGTTTGTTTCAGAATCGTACTGTGCCAAAGAAGATGAACTCACAGGGCAAGAGGAAAAATATTTAGAGATAGAGGTAACGAACGAATGGACAGAAGTCGCACCAGCTCTGGTGGCAGGCAAGCCTCCATCTTGTATCCagacatcaaaactcaaatttcCAGTTGAAGTAGAGGAAAAGAAAATGGAGATTGTCCACGAGACAGATACCGCCGAGAAAATCCAAGAGCAGCCTCTGCTGATGGAGGACAAGGAGAAAAGAGAACAGAGGACGACGCTTGCTGATCTTTTTGCCGCCGATGCTATGATGGTGAACAGTCAAAATGAGAAACCAAACAAGAAAACACATGTTAGATTGAAGCAGTACTCAATTATCcatgagaagaagaagatgcagaaCAGGAAAGAAGCTAAGTGGATCACAGCTACTGCAAAAGGCAATACCAAGAAAACGACTAGGAAGATACAGAAG AAGGTCCACCCAGAGATGCAAGGCGCGAGATGA
- the LOC122055437 gene encoding protein TILLER ANGLE CONTROL 1-like isoform X1 yields the protein MKIFNWVHRKLYPNVKYSHVSGKIDVYEGDEEEKLEILESMEKKALLFHDVLDSILTIGTLGSQVMFVSESYCAKEDELTGQEEKYLEIEVTNEWTEVAPALVAGKPPSCIQTSKLKFPVEVEEKKMEIVHETDTAEKIQEQPLLMEDKEKREQRTTLADLFAADAMMVNSQNEKPNKKTHVRLKQYSIIHEKKKMQNRKEAKWITATAKGNTKKTTRKIQKLISKLLKKKVHPEMQGAR from the exons ATGAAG ATCTTTAACTGGGTGCATCGAAAGTTGTACCCCAACGTCAAGTACAGCCATGTTTCTGGAAAGATAG ATGTTTATGAAGGAGACGAAGAAGAAAAGCTGGAAATTTTGGAAAGCATGGAGAAAAAAGCTTTACTGTTTCATGATGTACTCGATAGTATTCTCACCATTGGCACCTTGGGCAGCCAGGTTATGTTTGTTTCAGAATCGTACTGTGCCAAAGAAGATGAACTCACAGGGCAAGAGGAAAAATATTTAGAGATAGAGGTAACGAACGAATGGACAGAAGTCGCACCAGCTCTGGTGGCAGGCAAGCCTCCATCTTGTATCCagacatcaaaactcaaatttcCAGTTGAAGTAGAGGAAAAGAAAATGGAGATTGTCCACGAGACAGATACCGCCGAGAAAATCCAAGAGCAGCCTCTGCTGATGGAGGACAAGGAGAAAAGAGAACAGAGGACGACGCTTGCTGATCTTTTTGCCGCCGATGCTATGATGGTGAACAGTCAAAATGAGAAACCAAACAAGAAAACACATGTTAGATTGAAGCAGTACTCAATTATCcatgagaagaagaagatgcagaaCAGGAAAGAAGCTAAGTGGATCACAGCTACTGCAAAAGGCAATACCAAGAAAACGACTAGGAAGATACAGAAG CTGATATCGAAATTGTTGAAGAAGAAGGTCCACCCAGAGATGCAAGGCGCGAGATGA
- the LOC122055437 gene encoding protein TILLER ANGLE CONTROL 1-like isoform X3, with amino-acid sequence MDVMSLDHMNVYEGDEEEKLEILESMEKKALLFHDVLDSILTIGTLGSQVMFVSESYCAKEDELTGQEEKYLEIEVTNEWTEVAPALVAGKPPSCIQTSKLKFPVEVEEKKMEIVHETDTAEKIQEQPLLMEDKEKREQRTTLADLFAADAMMVNSQNEKPNKKTHVRLKQYSIIHEKKKMQNRKEAKWITATAKGNTKKTTRKIQKLISKLLKKKVHPEMQGAR; translated from the exons ATGTTTATGAAGGAGACGAAGAAGAAAAGCTGGAAATTTTGGAAAGCATGGAGAAAAAAGCTTTACTGTTTCATGATGTACTCGATAGTATTCTCACCATTGGCACCTTGGGCAGCCAGGTTATGTTTGTTTCAGAATCGTACTGTGCCAAAGAAGATGAACTCACAGGGCAAGAGGAAAAATATTTAGAGATAGAGGTAACGAACGAATGGACAGAAGTCGCACCAGCTCTGGTGGCAGGCAAGCCTCCATCTTGTATCCagacatcaaaactcaaatttcCAGTTGAAGTAGAGGAAAAGAAAATGGAGATTGTCCACGAGACAGATACCGCCGAGAAAATCCAAGAGCAGCCTCTGCTGATGGAGGACAAGGAGAAAAGAGAACAGAGGACGACGCTTGCTGATCTTTTTGCCGCCGATGCTATGATGGTGAACAGTCAAAATGAGAAACCAAACAAGAAAACACATGTTAGATTGAAGCAGTACTCAATTATCcatgagaagaagaagatgcagaaCAGGAAAGAAGCTAAGTGGATCACAGCTACTGCAAAAGGCAATACCAAGAAAACGACTAGGAAGATACAGAAG CTGATATCGAAATTGTTGAAGAAGAAGGTCCACCCAGAGATGCAAGGCGCGAGATGA
- the LOC122055437 gene encoding protein TILLER ANGLE CONTROL 1-like isoform X4, translating to MEKKALLFHDVLDSILTIGTLGSQVMFVSESYCAKEDELTGQEEKYLEIEVTNEWTEVAPALVAGKPPSCIQTSKLKFPVEVEEKKMEIVHETDTAEKIQEQPLLMEDKEKREQRTTLADLFAADAMMVNSQNEKPNKKTHVRLKQYSIIHEKKKMQNRKEAKWITATAKGNTKKTTRKIQKLISKLLKKKVHPEMQGAR from the exons ATGGAGAAAAAAGCTTTACTGTTTCATGATGTACTCGATAGTATTCTCACCATTGGCACCTTGGGCAGCCAGGTTATGTTTGTTTCAGAATCGTACTGTGCCAAAGAAGATGAACTCACAGGGCAAGAGGAAAAATATTTAGAGATAGAGGTAACGAACGAATGGACAGAAGTCGCACCAGCTCTGGTGGCAGGCAAGCCTCCATCTTGTATCCagacatcaaaactcaaatttcCAGTTGAAGTAGAGGAAAAGAAAATGGAGATTGTCCACGAGACAGATACCGCCGAGAAAATCCAAGAGCAGCCTCTGCTGATGGAGGACAAGGAGAAAAGAGAACAGAGGACGACGCTTGCTGATCTTTTTGCCGCCGATGCTATGATGGTGAACAGTCAAAATGAGAAACCAAACAAGAAAACACATGTTAGATTGAAGCAGTACTCAATTATCcatgagaagaagaagatgcagaaCAGGAAAGAAGCTAAGTGGATCACAGCTACTGCAAAAGGCAATACCAAGAAAACGACTAGGAAGATACAGAAG CTGATATCGAAATTGTTGAAGAAGAAGGTCCACCCAGAGATGCAAGGCGCGAGATGA
- the LOC122055439 gene encoding RNA-binding protein 1-like, with product MADAYWRYSEALQQAAAAASMVAPAAALKRPRTEYADIPGGPEMLGYYPREDDRGTHHTIRDTESIGASYDRYLRNGVSAFPGGEPVRASGGIGGLPVDDRRILGVGGLDSRSVGYVGRPEPPLPPDASNTLFVEGVPANCTRREVSHIFRPFVGFREVRLVNKDSRHPDGDPLILCFVDFTTPAQAAVALEALQGYKFDENDRDSANLRLQFARFTGPRLGGPRGRR from the exons ATGGCAGACGCATACTGGAGGTACAGCGAAGCCCTGCAACAGGCAGCCGCGGCGGCGTCCATGGTCGCTCCTGCCGCCGCTTTGAAGCGCCCTCGCACGGAGTACGCTG ATATTCCTGGTGGACCTGAAATGCTTGGCTATTACCCTCGGGAAGATGACAGGGGAACCCATCACACAATCAGAGACACTGAGTCTATTGGTGCGTCATATGACCGTTACTTGCGCAATGGG GTATCTGCATTTCCTGGCGGCGAACCTGTTAGGGCCAGTGGAGGCATTGGTGGTCTTCCTGTTGATGATAGGCGAATATTAGGTGTTGGGGGCTTGGATAGTCGGAGTGTAGGATATGTTGGACGTCCTGAACCTCCACTTCCTCCCGATGCTTCCAATACTTTGTTCGTGGAGGGTGTCCCTGCGAACTGTACACGCAGGGAGGTGTCTC ATATTTTCCGTCCTTTTGTGGGTTTTCGTGAAGTGAGGCTTGTTAACAAGGATTCTAGACAT CCTGATGGAGATCCACTTATCCTTTGCTTTGTTGATTTTACTACTCCAGCCCAAGCTGCAGTTGCATTGGAAGCCTTGCAAG GTTATAAATTCGACGAAAATGATCGCGATTCAGCCAACTTGAGGCTGCAGTTTGCTCGCTTTACTGGTCCCAGGCTTGGTGGGCCTCGTGGTAGGCGTTAA
- the LOC122055440 gene encoding E3 ubiquitin-protein ligase BIG BROTHER-like isoform X1 gives MVEELATQEKQEVTVYDTGTHVVKILEDRMEGAYYLDEIAVQASVYQSFQENSGNRYRPNHEIGQSSQRTRGESNLQSASAYDEVLAQQCQLLEDCSADALESTINHPGDGVNTTESSTRNAGSSSNGNPRLVIREDNIDSDSMSYEQLQLLEDEIGSESRGLSDELISYLRVLEHRHRFFSRKGNEECVICKSNYKRQKLITLPCRHCYHSHCIIRWLKENKACPICKEEVFG, from the exons ATGGTGGAAGAACTTGCAACTCAGGAAAAGCAGGAAGTAACCGTTTACGATACAGGCACTCACGTGGTAAAAATCTTGGAAGATCGTATGGAAGGAGCTTATTATCTTGATGAAATAGCAGTTCAG GCAAGTGTTTATCAGTCGTTCCAGGAGAATTCAGGCAATAGATATAGACCAAATCATGAGATTGGCCAAAGCAGCCAAAGGACTCGTGGTGAAAGTAATCTCCAATCAGCATCAGCATATGATGAAGTTCTAGCTCAACAGTGTCAATTACTGGAGGATTGTTCTGCTGATGCACTAGAAAGTACAATAAATCATCCAGGAGATG GTGTAAACACAACAGAGTCTTCTACACGAAATGCTGGATCTTCATCTAATGGCAATCCTAGACTG GTTATAAGAGAAGACAACATCGACTCAGATTCCATGTCTTATGAG CAATTACAGTTGCTAGAGGATGAAATAGGTAGCGAAAGCAGAGGTTTGTCAGACGAGCTTATTTCTTATTTGAGGGTGCTAGAGCACAGACACAGATTCTTCTCAAGAAAGGGCAACGAAGA ATGTGTCATTTGCAAATCAAATTACAAAAGACAGAAGTTGATCACTTTGCCTTGCCGCCATTGTTACCATTCGCATTGCATCATTCGCTGGTTGAAGGAAAACAAG GCATGCCCGATTTGCAAGGAGGAGGTATTTGGGTGA
- the LOC122055440 gene encoding E3 ubiquitin-protein ligase BIG BROTHER-like isoform X2: MVEELATQEKQEVTVYDTGTHVVKILEDRMEGAYYLDEIAVQASVYQSFQENSGNRYRPNHEIGQSSQRTRGESNLQSASAYDEVLAQQCQLLEDCSADALESTINHPGDGVNTTESSTRNAGSSSNGNPRLVIREDNIDSDSMSYEQLQLLEDEIGSESRGLSDELISYLRVLEHRHRFFSRKGNEECVICKSNYKRQKLITLPCRHCYHSHCIIRWLKENKML, encoded by the exons ATGGTGGAAGAACTTGCAACTCAGGAAAAGCAGGAAGTAACCGTTTACGATACAGGCACTCACGTGGTAAAAATCTTGGAAGATCGTATGGAAGGAGCTTATTATCTTGATGAAATAGCAGTTCAG GCAAGTGTTTATCAGTCGTTCCAGGAGAATTCAGGCAATAGATATAGACCAAATCATGAGATTGGCCAAAGCAGCCAAAGGACTCGTGGTGAAAGTAATCTCCAATCAGCATCAGCATATGATGAAGTTCTAGCTCAACAGTGTCAATTACTGGAGGATTGTTCTGCTGATGCACTAGAAAGTACAATAAATCATCCAGGAGATG GTGTAAACACAACAGAGTCTTCTACACGAAATGCTGGATCTTCATCTAATGGCAATCCTAGACTG GTTATAAGAGAAGACAACATCGACTCAGATTCCATGTCTTATGAG CAATTACAGTTGCTAGAGGATGAAATAGGTAGCGAAAGCAGAGGTTTGTCAGACGAGCTTATTTCTTATTTGAGGGTGCTAGAGCACAGACACAGATTCTTCTCAAGAAAGGGCAACGAAGA ATGTGTCATTTGCAAATCAAATTACAAAAGACAGAAGTTGATCACTTTGCCTTGCCGCCATTGTTACCATTCGCATTGCATCATTCGCTGGTTGAAGGAAAACAAG ATGCTATGA
- the LOC122055441 gene encoding F-box protein PP2-A13-like, translating to MGAAGSSAAGSEGGSGRTGLGDLPEGCVAEIMLRLDPTQICRLARLSRVFRRAASADLVWETKLPRNYRYLLRRALGEESSGGREFGKKEIFALLCRRNAFDGEHTEFYLDKNGGLICIEISSKALTITGIGDRRYWAFIPTAESKFRTVAYLHQTWWLEVRGEQEFCFPEGTYSLYFRLRLGKANLRLGRRVYSPEHIRGWDLKPVRFQLSTSNGQFAQTKCYLDDPGIWIDYHVGDFVVGNSDAPITVEFSMIQIDCTHMKRGLCVDLVSIRPKDFNSVPCPL from the exons ATGGGGGCCGCAGGTTCGAGCGCCGCTGGATCGGAAGGGGGAAGCGGTCGGACCGGCCTCGGGGATTTGCCTGAGGGCTGCGTCGCGGAGATCATGCTACGGCTGGACCCGACCCAGATCTGCCGGCTCGCGCGCCTCTCCCGGGTGTTCCGACGGGCGGCCTCGGCGGATCTCGTGTGGGAGACAAAGCTTCCGAGGAATTATAGGTATTTGCTGCGTAGAGCGTTGGGCGAAGAGAGTTCCGGTGGGCGCGAGTTTGGCAAGAAGGAGATCTTCGCGCTGCTTTGTCGTCGGAATGCCTTCGACGGGGAACACACG GAGTTTTACTTGGACAAAAATGGAGGTTTGATCTGTATCGAGATTTCGTCCAAGGCATTGACAATAACTGGAATTGGTGATAGGAGATATTGGGCCTTCATTCCAACAGCAGAATCAAA GTTTCGCACAGTTGCTTACCTTCATCAGACTTGGTGGCTTGAGGTTCGCGGGGAACAAGAATTCTGCTTCCCTGAGGGTACATATAGTCTCTACTTCCGCCTCCGCTTAGGCAAGGCCAACTTGCGACTCGGTCGTCGGGTCTATAGCCCGGAGCACATCCGTGGGTGGGACTTGAAGCCTGTTAGGTTTCAACTATCAACCTCAAATGGCCAATTTGCTCAAACTAAGTGTTACTTAGATGACCCTGGAATTTGGATCGATTACCATGTAGGGGACTTTGTTGTGGGGAACTCCGATGCACCCATTACAGTCGAGTTCTCGATGATTCAAATCGATTGTACGCACATGAAAAGAGGTCTTTGTGTTGATTTAGTTTCTATCCGGCCAAAGGACTTCAATTCTGTTCCCTGCCCTCTTTAA